A DNA window from Hevea brasiliensis isolate MT/VB/25A 57/8 chromosome 2, ASM3005281v1, whole genome shotgun sequence contains the following coding sequences:
- the LOC110646178 gene encoding heparanase-like protein 2: MATVKLRLFSALSIFLLSYCLCFAAAEDVRVTVRGVTSVAKTDDTFICATLDWWPSTKCDYGQCPWGQAGILNLDLNNKILANAVRAFGNLRIRIGGSLQDQVVYQVGHAVKKFPHFKRNDTGLFGFTRGSLPMHRWNQLNKLFNQTGVKLTFGLNALFGKHKSNDSDLWLGNWNPKNARDLMEYTIFQGHKIDSYELGNELCGSGVSARLDAVQYSKDIIVLKKLVDKLYPDPKTRPAVLGPAGFYDQQWFNTFFEATGPNVVQGVTHHIYNLGAGVDKTLIDKIQDPYFLDQIAQTYRDLSVSIKEFAPWAGPWVGESGGAFNSGGKDVSHTFANGFWYLDQLGMTSTFNHKVFCRQALIGGNYGLLNTTSFIPNPDYYGALLWHRLMGKEVLVTTHNTTPYLRAYSHCSRNKPGIALLLINMSNQTTFSVTVENDDNLYPSSRKLKNYIYGGTEKREEYHLTPKDGNIQSDVVLLNGTPLKLTSSLDIPEMKPIYADSSSPITIAPDSFVYVTIKDFKAPACA, from the exons ATGGCGACGGTTAAGCTTAGATTATTCTCTGCTCTTTCGATTTTTCTTCTGTCATATTGTTTGTGCTTTGCAGCTGCTGAAGATGTGAGGGTTACTGTGAGAGGAGTAACCTCTGTTGCCAAAACAGATGATACTTTTATTTGTGCAACTTTGGATTGGTGGCCAAGTACCAAATGTGACTATGGACAGTGCCCTTGGGGCCAAGCTGGAATTCTTAATttg GATTTGAACAATAAGATTTTGGCTAATGCTGTCAGGG CTTTTGGTAATTTGAGAATAAGAATTGGAGGGTCATTGCAAGATCAAGTTGTTTATCAAGTTGGACATGCTGTCAAGAAATTCCCTCACTTCAAGAGAAACGATACTGGCTTGTTTGGATTTACTAGAGGATCACTTCCCATGCATAGATGGAATCAACTTAATAAACTCTTCAACCAGACAGG GGTTAAACTAACTTTTGGGTTGAATGCTCTGTTTGGGAAGCACAAGTCCAATGACTCAGACCTATGGTTAGGCAATTGGAATCCCAAAAATGCTCGTGATCTTATGGAATACACTATTTTTCAGGGACACAAGATTGATTCTTATGAATtag GGAATGAGTTGTGCGGATCAGGAGTATCTGCAAGGCTGGATGCTGTTCAATACAGTAAAGATATTATCGTACTGAAGAAATTAGTGGATAAATTGTACCCAGATCCTAAAACAAGACCAGCAGTGTTGGGCCCTGCTGGTTTTTATGATCAGCAATGGTTTAATACCTTTTTCGAGGCCACTGGACCAAATGTTGTTCAAGGAGTAACCCACCATATCTACAACCTTGGTGCAGGTGTGGATAAAACCCTGATTGATAAGATTCAGGATCCATACTTCTTGGACCAAATAGCACAGACATACAGAGACCTTTCAGTTAGCATCAAAGAATTTGCTCCATGGGCAGGACCTTGGGTTGGGGAATCTGGTGGTGCTTTTAACAGTGGAGGCAAGGATGTCTCGCATACCTTTGCCAATGGATTTTG GTACTTAGACCAACTGGGTATGACTTCAACATTCAACCATAAAGTTTTCTGTAGACAAGCCCTTATTGGTGGAAATTATGGCCTCCTTAATACCACATCATTCATACCAAATCCTGATTATTATgg TGCACTTCTATGGCATCGTTTGATGGGGAAGGAAGTGCTGGTTACCACTCACAATACTACTCCTTATTTGCGAGCATATTCCCACTGTTCCAGGAATAAG CCTGGAATTGCTTTACTTCTAATAAACATGTCAAACCAAACCACCTTCAGCGTTACTGTTGAGAATGATGATAATCTCTATCCAAGCAGTCGCAAGCTCAAGAATTATATTTATGGAGGAACAGAGAAAAGAGAAGAGTATCACTTGACTCCTAAAGATGGGAATATTCAGAGTGATGTGGTGCTACTGAATGGGACTCCTTTGAAGCTTACAAGCTCCTTAGACATCCCTGAAATGAAGCCTATTTATGCTGATTCTTCATCTCCAATCACCATTGCTCCTGATTCCTTTGTTTATGTCACCATTAAAGATTTCAAGGCTCCTGCATGTGCTTAG
- the LOC131177961 gene encoding heparanase-like protein 2 has protein sequence MNHLEFALHCILVSWFSTSTLITLAADDVKVTVNGVASIASTDDNFICATLDLWPSSKCNYDQCPWGQAGIFTLDLKNNILSNAVKAFNPLRIRIGGSLQDQLVYQVGNKRFKRCLPFQPRKDGLLGFSAGCLTMERWDQLNHFSNQTRAKITFGLNALVGRKRPAENGSILWVGAWNPQNALAFMKYSISKGYQIDSYELGNELCSNGVDAKVGAERYGKDMIVLKKLVQKLYPDPRTQPKVLGPGGFFDEQWFKTYLHVSGPRVVDGLTHHIYNLGSGDDPTLIEKVHDPHFLDQIAQVYGYISSTIKKFGPWTGAWVGEGGGAYNSGSKIVSHSFADGFWYLDQLGISSSFNHKVFCRQSLVGGNYGLLNTTTFIPNPNYYGALLWHRLMGKKVLATNCVGSPFLRAYSHCSKGKHGVSLLLMNLSNSTTFHVALSNDENPDENSPGGATQREEYHLTPENGNIRSNVVLLNGSPLVVTDSSDIPPMNPKLVDPSLPITVAPDSIVFVLLRDYNAPACV, from the exons ATGAATCACCTTGAATTTGCACTACATTGCATTCTGGTATCATGGTTTTCTACTAGTACATTAATAACCCTAGCAGCAGATGATGTCAAAGTTACAGTGAATGGGGTAGCTTCCATTGCCTCAACTGATGATAATTTTATATGTGCAACGTTGGACTTGTGGCCTTCCTCCAAATGCAACTATGACCAATGTCCTTGGGGGCAGGCTGGAATTTTCACTTTG GATTTGAAAAACAACATTTTGTCAAATGCTGTTAAGG CATTTAATCCTCTAAGAATCAGGATTGGAGGTTCATTGCAAGATCAGTTGGTGTACCAAGTAGGAAATAAAAGATTCAAAAGGTGCCTCCCTTTTCAACCCAGAAAAGATGGCTTATTGGGATTCAGTGCAGGTTGTCTCACCATGGAAAGATGGGATCAACTAAATCACTTTTCTAACCAAACAAG aGCTAAAATCACTTTTGGATTAAATGCACTTGTTGGGAGGAAAAGGCCTGCTGAAAATGGCTCAATTCTTTGGGTTGGTGCTTGGAATCCCCAAAATGCTCTTGCTTTTATGAAGTACTCTATCTCAAAAGGATACCAGATTGATTCCTATGAATtag GAAATGAATTGTGCTCAAATGGGGTAGATGCAAAGGTGGGGGCTGAACGGTATGGCAAAGACATGATTGTGCTAAAGAAACTTGTGCAAAAATTGTATCCAGATCCCAGGACACAGCCAAAGGTGTTGGGTCCAGGTGGTTTCTTTGATGAGCAATGGTTTAAAACCTATCTTCATGTTTCAGGGCCAAGGGTGGTCGATGGACTAACCCACCATATCTACAATCTTGGTTCAG gtGATGATCCCACCCTTATTGAGAAGGTTCACGATCCGCATTTCCTGGACCAAATAGCACAGGTATATGGCTACATCTCATCAACTATCAAGAAATTTGGGCCTTGGACAGGAGCATGGGTTGGGGAAGGAGGTGGAGCTTATAACAGTGGAAGCAAGATTGTGTCACATTCCTTTGCTGATGGGTTTTG GTATTTGGACCAACTGGGCATTTCATCAAGTTTCAACCACAAGGTCTTCTGCAGACAATCTCTTGTTGGAGGAAACTATGGTCTTCTCAATACTACTACCTTCATTCCAAATCCAAATTATTATGG TGCACTTCTATGGCATCGTCTCATGGGAAAGAAAGTGCTTGCTACAAATTGTGTTGGATCCCCATTTTTGAGAGCATATTCCCATTGTTCAAAAGGAAAG CATGGCGTTTCTCTGCTTCTCATGAACCTGTCAAACTCCACTACCTTCCATGTTGCTCTTTCCAATGATGAAAATCCGGATGAAAATTCTCCTGGAGGTGCAACACAGAGGGAAGAATACCATTTGACACCAGAAAATGGCAATATCCGAAGTAATGTGGTACTACTGAATGGAAGTCCATTGGTAGTTACAGATTCATCTGATATTCCTCCCATGAATCCTAAACTTGTCGACCCTTCTTTGCCCATTACTGTTGCACCGGATTCAATAGTTTTTGTACTTCTAAGAGACTACAATGCCCCTGCATGTGTTTAG
- the LOC131174139 gene encoding uncharacterized protein LOC131174139, with the protein MEIDPLEQPDHQIEDKDLFKAAEAGDSSTFKALSSEHLSKALSLLNDDGRSLLHVAASSGHPEVVQILSSVDESKSVVNNKDEEGWAPLHSAASIGNLEIVEILLSRGADVNLKNDGGRTALHYAASKGWLKIAEILISHGAKINLKDKVGCTALHRAASTGKSDLCELLIEEGAEVDAIDKAGQTPLMNAVDYHNKDVALLLIRHGADVDVEDKEGYTVLGRASDDFRPMLIDAAKAMLEG; encoded by the exons ATGGAGATCGATCCCCTGGAGCAACCAGATCACCAGATCGAAGACAAAGACCTCTTCAAGGCAGCAGAGGCCGGCGATTCTTCGACATTCAAAGCCCTTTCATCGGAACATCTTTCTAAAGCTCTCTCTCTCCTAAACGATGACGGCCGCTCCCTCCTCCATGTCGCTGCCTCTTCAGGTCACCCTGAG GTGGTGCAAATACTATCCAGTGTGGATGAATCAAAAAGTGTGGTAAACAACAAGGATGAGGAAGGTTGGGCACCACTGCACTCTGCTGCCAGTATTGGGAATCTGGAAATTGTGGAGATTCTGTTAAGTAGAG GAGCTGATGTTAATTTGAAAAATGATGGTGGTCGAACTGCTCTTCACTATGCTGCCAGCAAGGGATGGTTGAAAATTGCTGAAATTCTGATATCACATGGTGCTAAGATTAATCTGAAGGACAAG GTTGGTTGTACCGCACTGCACCGAGCAGCTAGTACAGGGAAGTCAGATTTGTGTGAACTTTTAATCGAGGAAGGAGCTGAGGTTGATGCTATTGATAAAGCTGGTCAAACTCCACTTATGAATGCAGTCGATTACCATAACAAAGAC GTTGCTCTACTTCTTATAAGACATGGAGCAGACGTGGATGTGGAAGACAAGGAAGGGTACACTGTGCTTGGTCGAGCATCTGATGATTTCAGGCCAATGCTGATTGATGCTGCCAAGGCCATGCTTGAAGGATGA
- the LOC110646172 gene encoding uncharacterized protein LOC110646172, giving the protein MYPLLLSIFLITPSKQRPERMKALFFQFPSQISSPETPNIIPQNKLQIVSNHKPNNVSWVSSLPSSQVILHKSLPLAAALLLSAGQAKAGLMSGFSGLESIPGPQIPQIDFLNRFNEENQKKYAENDARFKSSPILKELLERSKKNKEKNRQELLDKYCIRGAEWGVGDCSTDGMSPEERESFISMLKEKAGIK; this is encoded by the exons ATGTACCCTTTGCTGCTATCTATTTTTCTTATCACTCCCTCAAAGCAGAGGCCAGAGAGAATGAAGGCTCTCTTCTTCCAATTTCCCTCTCAGATTTCATCGCCTGAAACTCCCAACATTATCCCTCAAAACAAACTCCAAATTGTATCCAATCACAAACCCAATAATGTTTCTTGGGTTTCTTCTTTACCTTCCTCTCAAGTGATCCTTCACAAGTCTCTTCCTCTAGCTGCTGCTCTGCTTCTCTCTGCAGGTCAAG CTAAAGCAGGACTTATGTCTGGATTTTCTGGCCTGGAATCAATCCCTGGTCCCCAGATTCCTCAAATTGATTTTCTTAACCGGTTCAATG AAGAAAACCAGAAGAAGTACGCAGAAAATGATGCAAGATTCAAATCATCTCCCATACTTAAGGAGCTACTAGAACGAtccaagaagaacaaagaaaa GAATCGTCAAGAACTGCTAGATAAGTACTGCATTCGCGGGGCAGAATGGGGTGTTGGAGATTGTTCAACAGATGGAATGTCGCCTGAGGAAAGAGAGAGCTTCATTTCTATGCTAAAAGAGAAAGCTGGAATCAAATAA